The genomic DNA TATCATCTAGCAAGGATTCTCATATGATCAATGTCTCTAcattttaaattctttcagTTTTCAAACATAGAGAATTATTTCGAACTTCCCCATGAGTCTGTTACCCTCAGTCTTCATTTCTAAAGACAAGAATGGGACTACTGAAGCAGAAGACAGTGGAACAAACTACTTACCCAAGGGCCAGAGCACCCGACCATTGCAGCAAGAAACCTAAAAAAGCCGACGCCAGGATTGCTGAGGTGTTACTGAAGGTCCAGTGGAATGACAAAGCGCCAGGAGGATCGAGCCAAGGTATCAAAATCACAAGAAAGAACAAGGTTATAGGAGTCGTCTTCCACATTAACCTGTGAgacaaaatttcataaatggCCTTCAAGTTTTAAGAAGTGCAATTAAAAATACAGCTCAATACAGCAGGTTTGGTTTGCTTTCTTACAAGCTTAACTGCTGCAAAAGGATAATTAACCGTAAAAGACCATACATAATGAATCAGCTATTTCGGGTTCCTTTTCCAGTTTGGCTCTGATCCGCTTGTTTTTGCCATTGAGAATGAGCAGGATCTAAGAGGAGAAAAGGACAAGGTGAATGAAAGGTTTTGATAACATACGCTAAGGCAGTCCAGTTCTCCTGCTGTTGGAGTCGGGACCAGAGGATTTTGTTGACAGCGCTTGGGATTATCCATGCAAACGCTACACAAGCACCAAAGAAGTGAAATTGCAAATCGGTAACTGTAGCTACAGCAACACCGATGGACACCACTGTGAGAGCAAGCACCTGAAAAATTCACTGATAAGCATAACAAACAAATCGAAAAGCCAAAACTTCAGTTTGAGATGccaaaaattcattttttcctAGGGCCTGAATTTGTAACAATCTACTCGAGTTTTTATAAATGGTATAACTGCTCGTAGTATAAAGTGAATTGGCACAAGAAATTGCATAAGTACGGCAGTTTGGAATTTTGTTTTAGTTCCTGCAAGGCAATTTCTTGCATTTTTTAAGTCGGCATAAAATGTTAGTGATTCTTAAAGTTAAAACACACTGATGAGCTCAAGCATTTCAACTTTCTACTTCCATAATGCATATTATCTTCGTCACCCCTGGGACAGGGGACAGGGGACAGGGGACAGGGGACAGGGTACATGGGAACTCCTCACCCATCAAAGCAAATATAGATATTCCACAGAAGTCGAAATCTTCATGTATAACCCAAAAACAAGAGGGAAATGAGTTACCTTCAAGAAAGAAACCCTTTTGTCATAGAAAATGAATTCTGCTAGAACAATTGATGGGGTCACCGCAATTTTGGACATCTGATAAAAACCGATGCTACAAAAGAAACAAGTGTATTATTTAATCCCTTGGAAGCATAGAATAATACATgcagaaaggaagaaagaaaactgCAACATGGGAAATTCTGTCATCTAGAGTGATCCAAGGACCAAGATTGCATTAGGTGGTGGACTGAAGATCCCTTCAAATGATGTATGGCTCTGCAATTGCAAGTAATATGCAGTTAAATGACCATATAAGCTCCCTATGACTCACCTATTGTACTTCAAGCTAACATTAGCGAGGCCTGTAGATAGAGACATCACAATGCCGAGAGTGAGTAGAGAAGAAAAGCGGCTTGACTTTGCAGGAGGGGATGCGGGAAGGACTGAGAATAACTTGAGAATGGCCATCAAGAACCAGCTTATTACATAGTGAATGAATGTTAGGAAAATAGGGAAGTGGAACCCGACATTTTTGAGAACCTGAAGACatagaaaatatttgaaaCAAGTTCAAACCCAAGGTCAGGAAAAGGTACAAATAAATCAGCACAAAGTAATGAAGCAAAGGCCAACCAGTTTGTTCGTGAATATAATTCCGACAGCAACAAAGAAATTGAAGGTTAGAGCAACGACAGGGCGGCATATTCTCTGCTGCTGGCGCTTTGCCCCCTCAGGTGACTGAAACTCGTTATATAGAGAGGCTCTCAGGTCCTCCAATGCCCTTCCTGCAATGATGATTCACTTATATGACATCCGATAACAGCGAAAGAAAATAGCAGTATGCAACATTGTAGCTTGGAAAGACCATCCAATGTTTACAAGTGAACTGTGCAGATTAGCAACTTCCATCAAAAAACAAAGGTGCCTAATAAAATGTAATAACATTCATCGGCAGGCAGATACATAAGCAGCAATTTTCAGGAAAGAACAAAAAATTCACATTTCAATAGACAAACAGTAGCCAATAGACTGACATAACAAAAGTAACAAGCAACATCTCAGCAAACACAATTCTACTAATATAGCAGTAAGAACAATGGAAAGGCACATATGTCACTGACATGGATGCAATTCAATGGTATTGGATTTTTGGGACTTTCCCTACGCTTTCTCTGGATTTGACTTTCTCTTCCCTTTTCTGTTCTTATTCTCCTCCATAAAGCAAGGTTGACAGGCATTTTCTCACTTTGCCAAACCATCTAAACCGAGTCTCAGGTTTCCTCCCTCTCATGTTACCCTCTATTGGCACCATATCTGCTTTCTCTCGAATATTTTCTAATCTATTCTTTCCTAGCAAATTCACAGTTGAAAACTTGGGAAAACATCCATCAAACAAGTCTCGTCTCTCGCTCATGAAGTCACTACCCCTCAGGTATCGGCCGCACACTGCCTCACAATGTACTATAGATGTATCAACTACTACTCATATGGCATAACTACCCTCATCACCAACTGCAATGAAATTCTTGATCTGTTCAACACCATTTCCATGACAGCTTTTTCTCTTACCAATTTCAGAATAGGGAAAATtcaaaagagaagaaatttATCGTTTCACCAAAGGCACCCTCTCAAGAGCAAGCTTGATCAGCAAAACAGAAGAGCCTAACACAACCAGCTAATATTATGCATGATTT from Punica granatum isolate Tunisia-2019 chromosome 2, ASM765513v2, whole genome shotgun sequence includes the following:
- the LOC116196223 gene encoding nucleotide-sugar uncharacterized transporter 1 isoform X1; this encodes MFSFLLKKNVRKILKRKDSDAGERGRALEDLRASLYNEFQSPEGAKRQQQRICRPVVALTFNFFVAVGIIFTNKLVLKNVGFHFPIFLTFIHYVISWFLMAILKLFSVLPASPPAKSSRFSSLLTLGIVMSLSTGLANVSLKYNSIGFYQMSKIAVTPSIVLAEFIFYDKRVSFLKVLALTVVSIGVAVATVTDLQFHFFGACVAFAWIIPSAVNKILWSRLQQQENWTALALMWKTTPITLFFLVILIPWLDPPGALSFHWTFSNTSAILASAFLGFLLQWSGALALGATSAITHVVLGQFKTCVILLGNYYIFGSNPGQTSICGAFAAIAGMSFYTYLNLLNQKQNPSKTTTSRQSSLPKSKLGRENGNAHEGSYGSDAV
- the LOC116196223 gene encoding nucleotide-sugar uncharacterized transporter 1 isoform X2, whose product is MFSFLLKKNVRKILKRKDSDAGERGRALEDLRASLYNEFQSPEGAKRQQQRICRPVVALTFNFFVAVGIIFTNKLVLKNVGFHFPIFLTFIHYVISWFLMAILKLFSVLPASPPAKSSRFSSLLTLGIVMSLSTGLANVSLKYNSIGFYQMSKIAVTPSIVLAEFIFYDKRVSFLKVLALTVVSIGVAVATVTDLQFHFFGACVAFAWIIPSAVNKILWSRLQQQENWTALANTSAILASAFLGFLLQWSGALALGATSAITHVVLGQFKTCVILLGNYYIFGSNPGQTSICGAFAAIAGMSFYTYLNLLNQKQNPSKTTTSRQSSLPKSKLGRENGNAHEGSYGSDAV